From the genome of Colias croceus chromosome 12, ilColCroc2.1:
CTTTATAAACACGCATATACAACACACGCTCCGCCCACTTTATAAACACGCATATACAACACCCATTTACAACACACGCTCCGCCCACTTTATAAACACGCATATACAACACACGCTCCGCCCACTTTATAAACACGCATATACAACACACGCTCCGCCCACTTTATAAACACGCATATACAACACCCATTTACAACACACGCACCGCCCACTACgcaacaatttatttttgaatttataatgttttaaatatgtgtttaatattttcaggTTGGCCAAAATCAGCATCGCAACGTACAGCAAGTGCGGCCGCTCAGCCGCGCTCGCGGGTCGCGGGTTGTGTTCCCGGTTGAACACTTATGTATCGCTATGTAAATAACCCTATTTATACTTAGACCGTTCGGTTCTGTGTGGAACCATTCGTCGTGTCAATTCGGAGAGTGATGTTGGATGCTTGTAAAGCGCTTAACAGAGGATTTAACgcatatttgaattaaatgatCTCTATTATATTGCATATATAATCGTTTATCGACGCGCCGTGTCCAAGTTGAGCCGCGGCCTCTGTACATAGCTGtgtctaaaaattataattattgttatacataAGTAGGTATCGAAAATGTTTGCAATTTGATCGTTGAAATGAATTGTATAGGTCTGACTCtgaattatatttgaaatgttCTAAATTTTATGCGGTTTTGCAACACACTCGCGTATAGATGTTGCGTGTTGTGTTGCAACACGTCCGCGTATAAATGTTGCGTGTTGTGTTGCAACACAAAATGTTTCGGTGCTTGTCGTTATTGAGCCGCTCAACTTGCACACCGGCGAGCACAGTGAGACGGGCGCAGTGTGCAGAGagacatacatatatacacgTGTAAATACGAGGAGTAGAGTACGGGCTGTGAGTGTAGCggttagtaaattattattattgcgtCGTGTAACCAGCTATGTGTAATGTTATGTTTAACAGTGTAatcgaaattattattaagttttgtACGCGTAGTCTCGGCTAAATCTCAAGTACATTGTTATGGATGCGCTCAATTCCGAGTCTGCGAGACTAGTGATGTAGAGGACGaagcattttatattataactgtctgtataattgtataaactaGTGCAATGCTCAAGCGCTGTAACTGTCATTTGTCGTTTCggtcattttgaattttaactGTAGTtaagaaattgttaaatttccAAAGGATAGCAAACGTGTTGCCTTATTCATGACACCAGTGCAAGTGGTCCGTTAAGtaatcataaatatataatagagTTGCGGCGCAGGCGCAGCCGCGGCGTTTTATTGTTAACGATGATAATTGTAACTACGATTGTTCTTGTATATATTCAAACATTAAAGTTGTTGATATTTCCTCAGTGTTTTATTCATCTACCATCCCTATTCCCTACCTATTCACCATACAAGCTTATATGGATCGAGtaaaaattactataaatGTAGGGTAATCTCAAAATGAAAGAATGTCATTCACGAAACGAAAagcacatacataatattataatatcacagtataacaatattatttcctacagTAAGGAAACGCCTTTGATGTCGCGCGATGCCGCCGCTAGCGTAGGTACTTACGCTGCCACACGAAAATATGCTAGGGTTGCAAcaaatgggaaataaaacaattgttattattaatattaagatgAAATCAATATTCACatgtacattcaaaataattgcgattattaaatctgatgtaattatttgttcataaatatataattacagatattgcactgctaaatattatttacgtggACACTTTATTTCTGGATGttcttaattgtatattataccatTTAACTAAGTAATACATTCGCATTGGGATGTACAATCtgattagaaaataatgaggACAACGTATACATAgctttgattttaattcaacagatacaattaatacaatctttctaaaatattgtttccttCTGGGATTTCAAACGGAACAGTTTTTGCGCGCCATAATAgaatatgtaagtaggtacctatgtataataaaattattacacaaaaaatacgactGCGTCGTCCTTTCGCGATAGTTAATGCGTGATTGCATTAAGCGGCCCGCGTCGCCCGACCCCCCGCCagttcccctccgtttctCTGCACAAGTACATTCGTCGCCATACTGTAGGAAATATGGTAATactgtgataatattatatatattatatcatatgCAAACGaaagtacatatataatattaaatacatatatacatatgcAAAGcataaatagatatttctGTGACTCgaaacagctgaaccgatatTAAAAGTACTACACTTCGTTTTAGGATTAAGAACCTCAAAAGgatttttccttttgaggtaacaaagtgatcctatacGGAACCCgtataggatcactttgttgtccttttgtctgtctgtctgtcaacaccctttttctcaggaacgcgTGTAGGTattaagctgaaatttatatcaaatacTCCTgtctacggtcccttgatgccataaaaatatcaaactaTACAGCCAAAGCAATCAAAAGCTAAGAAatttttcgcaaatttcgacattcacAAGAAAATCACTACACACTACTCGACACTTCCCATTGACACAGAGTCTTGAAATTAGGCACAAAGTAACCTAAGGAATTATTTAATAGGAATTATTGCGAAAacaatgaatttttatatttttaataattatttttaacttacaACCCCTTTACTCATGGACGCTTacatgtattaaattgatattcacATCAAAAATTCAGGTCTATAATATCTTTAAGCTGTAAGAAAATCAAACTTCTACGTCAACGCAATCAGAAGATATAACCGGTAataaattttcgcaaattcaAAACATTCGCAAGCGAATCAAAAACCAAAACCTACAGTGTACTTCCCGTGAACTCAGAATCTTGAAATTCAGTACGAATCAAGATCTGATAGCACAAAATATATaggaataaatacaaataaatgaaaatttttaattacttacgtacatcatattaaaaaaatctttaaaaattttctgCCTGTCAGCAAGcaccctttttctcaggaaAGCGTGGTATCAAGCtgaaattcatattatgctGCAAGTtatcgcaaatttcgacattctcAAGggaattaaaattcaaaaccTACATTGTACTTCCCGTGAACACAGAGTCTTGTAATTTAGTTAAAAGCAATGTTTTATACCTTATAGCAAAGATAAAGGAAAATTACTAAAACATAGACTACATTTTAGTGTAAAaacatacctaataaaaattaaaaagtaggtTTGTTCCTCGGTGCGCGAGTTTGACTCACACACTTGTTTGTTTAATGGAAAAAATagttgcaaataaaataaataggctAGTTACTTACGTATGtgtaataatacattttttatacagaatatattatcgataaaattatttcggagTGAAAATTAGACATTCTTTCTGGTATTCATTACCACATGAGTAGAAAAACTGTATTATCACAgctagtttcaatattaagaGATTTCTGATTGCGTTGATGGagaagtttgattttattacagCTTAAAGGTATAATTGTACACCTGAGTTTTTGAGTGGTTTTTGATgtgaatatcaatttaatacctGTTTGTATGTGTTCGTGAGTAAAAGGATTGTAGTTagttaagtttaaaaatattttttatatataattaattaaaaaatcatgtcatctgtgttataagacattgctttttaccaaatttcaaaattCCATGTACACGGGAAGTACGCCTGTAGgttttgcgaaaatttgcagcataaacggctgtttTTTGATTGCATTggcttataaaatttattttttccaagCTTCATGGGACCGCagacttgagtattcaatataaatttcagcgtAATACCCCCACGCGTTCCTGAAATAAAGGGTCTTCTTCCAATTTTATTATCggtataagtaaataaaagagTTTCGGGTcaggtttttattttaatttttacttgatTCTAGATTAATTAAGCTAGCAATTTTCTCAAAGATAAGTGGTAAATGCTaccttttttgtattttacaattaaaaagcTATTTTTAAAGGCTAGTAGAATAAATACCTAACCTATTCGTGAATGTAACTTTtggtttattttgaatttatactGCGTATAATAGGTGTTACCtagcttatttattttccttgtTGTTTGTGTTCGGAATCGGTTTCTAATTAGAATTTTCCGTCACGTAATATCTCAGAATTCAAAATTTACACAACATTGCAGTAGTTAATGTACCTATGACAAATTTCGTCTTTTTCtagtttcatattattttattggtttgtttttatattcgTAATGAACATTTGCGAGTGTGAGATCTGTATGGCACAAAAGCTCTAATTACTATCccgggtgtaatcgttaagtgtgcacaggcgattatttcGTAAATTTTACAGAACTGATATCAAAAAAACTTTCAATTGATATTGATAGTAACTAGTTACTTTAAATTTGAATGAGgagtaaaatattaagttattatactttttcatttttcgGCTCACCATAAAGTTGGGCGCCCTCgctgcaataaaataatagtatacaCTTGTTTTAGGTACGGTgggagaaaaataaaaacgcacaatttgttaaaagttttaatatacATCAACTATCATTTGTATAGAGGTAGAACATTCTACTCTTAAAGTATAAAGTAAACGGCTAACGCACGATCGTcgcatacaaataaaataatttcatataaattgcCGGTAATATCAACTATAGGCGGAGTTGTCGAACCCAATCAATGACGGACATcttgaaaaacaataaaaatcctTCACAAACTAAATACAATGCTTCAATATGAaaagtacaaataaaatatactcgatttaaaatatcattctttttaaataacgaATATTAGGACTATAGATGTATTCACGAatcgtatattttttttcgaaaataaattgattatcacagaaaaacaataaaatatcaaacgaTCAGTGATGGCAACTTACTATGCACCGCGTCGTTACTTTCGCTTGCGACCAACTTAACAATACTTATCGAATACtgaatattattcatataccaaataaaacttactattatgttacacaatatatataattttgacaCGAAAATTAAGGAATGTTAATTACGAACagttaaatatttctaaatatacACTTTCGGGTCGAGTCAGTGATCGGTGATAgagatttgaataaataataatataatataatgatccCGCATCGCTATTACAATTTCATTATTGGACGTTAATGAAACTAAATTACACGTTTAGACGAGTCCTTACACTAACCTCCTACGCTATGGTCTCCATCGAGCTCATATATCATTATATAGGGAGGCGCGGCTccgtttatataatttaaaatattatgcttcGAAAAGGGGGTTAGGGGTTGCGGTATATTCCAACTGACCCCCATATACTCTTATATACATTACACGGCTACGCTAAGCTACCCTAGAGACGTGTATATGTGAACACATTCAACGAGATATGGGACCGTTCCGGCCGAGACACTCCGTATGGCACACGAGTCTACTTTGTCAATCCACAGCAATATTATATCTAACACTTTTATAcctttttataatgttttgatatttttatatccttttatattttaagatgtGATTTTTCACAATGATACTTATGCATttcttcattttaattaacattttaacgTTACATTATTTGTAAATCGGAAAGGGATAGATATATcttgttatttattgttgttagtaataaaaAAGGCTAACTGACGCTCTTCATCTCAGTCACACAGTACGTACCTCTCTGTTACTCACTATACGTTGAACAGAGAGGTAAATACTGTGCAAGCGAGATTGATTTTTCCTATTGCTGTGGACGTTATGAAGTTAATTTTCAACAGCGGCAAGCAGAATAATCTATAAACGAACCTAAAAAGCATTTTACGTATATTCGCGTTAAACTATAAATTCGTAAAACTAATTCATATATAAGAACTAAACGTTAAGTGAACACTAtgtttaagtatattaaattattacataagaTATACTGGTCGTTGTGAGATCTGCTCGTCATCCGGCTACACTTGGAAACGTAAAGTATCAAGTTTGCAtcgaaatatatataaatataatcatatcTTTAACTCGAAAATAACTCTCGCTGTAAATAAACGTACATTCAAATGTTAGttaatattaagatatatttttgttaatttttttttacatttacgaATATCCCCGTCAAAAAGTCCTACCTAGTCGAGGTAACACTACAAAACGTAGATATGTTACTTTTTAATCTGTAtcgtttacaataaataatatattctcgCACATGCAGCGTCACAAAGAAGCGAGCCCGCTGCGGCCGATCGCCCGACGCTACTCTACGCACtgaacaataatataattcaagTAAATGTCTATAAAACATTTCGCTTCAATAAAATTGGTAAAAACTTGGTATATGTCATCATGAACACGATAGTTACCACGTTGCTGGCTCGTAGGAAACCCTATGTCTATTTCaaactttgaaaaaaaaaaagttaatcggttaaacaatgaaattctaaaaataatgacTGTTAAATCGATACAAATGTGTAGATAATGACcaacaataattacaaacacTAATTACATTCCCCCGAGCCAAACAAGGTGCTACTGGCAACACTAAACCGCCCGACTCCACTCGCAGCCAACACTTACGGACCTTAATATAAGGTGAGCTGGACTTGCCGTTGTTATAACGCGCCGTTGTGCCACTTGCTGGCCAGAACCGATATATCCGCTGGCAACCCCAACGCTAGGCCAGTGGTTGCCAGGCCCGTGGGGGTCGGCAGGCCAGTGGGGGTCGGCAGGCCCGTGGGGGTCGGTAGAGCTATACTGGGGGTCGCGAGAACCGATTGGGGGAGGGGCGGGGCTAGGCTAGCTATAGTTCCAGTTGGGGTCAGTTGCAGGGGGTTCTGAGTCGCTAGCGGGGTCGGGGTTACCAGAGTCGCGATGGGGGTCGGGGTCACGAGGGGGGTCGTGAGTATGGGAGTTACGGGGGTGGTGGGGGTCGGGAGCTGGGGGTTGGCAGGGCTGGCGGGGTCGAGGTCGTGCGCGGGGCAGTCGCAGTCGTCCTGCCGCTCGTCGCGGAAGTTCCCGTAGTCGTCTGTGAGCGCCGAGTGCCGCACCTCGCACACGTGCCGCCGCGCGCCTGACCACCACCAGCGCTCTGCGAATATAGATCTTATTAGCTTGTATGTAAAgtcgttaaaataaaataactcatAATGGCGTATAATAAAGGCTTATATTTATGGTAAACATATTTTGGACATGGTGATCaaagtttatttgaaaaaagttactgggtgaattttctattaaaatgtttaaaagtaACTTTGTAAGAAGTTACATGTTGATTTAACTAGGTtactaaacaaatatttaccatgaatttatattatataagcaTTATTGCTTAAAACGCAGAGTAAtgggaaaaaatatataaaatttaatcagctataatattttaaactaatgtGGTTTTCATGCACTGGATTGTAATTCAAATTAagcatgtaaataaataaaaattgccaatataacaataacataCCTCTGCTAATATCCACATCAGCTATAAGTTCCTCGTTCATCAGAGCTGACAGTGCATCATCAGTGTGTTTGGATTCTTGaacaagaaataattaattacaatttgcCCTTTTTATAACTAAAAGGGATTAGCACACTCGATTATcgttatctacactaatattataaagctgaagagtgtctttgtttgaacacgctaatctcaggaactactggtccgatttgaaaaagtcttgcggtgttagatagcccatttatcgaggaaggctataatagtAGGGGAGCCCAGGATGCTAAATGTGGATTTACTCGAGCGTCACGGGAACCTATTAGAATTGGTAGATTAGACCATAGCGAGAAAAAAAGGTCCTATAATGTTTTCACTTTTAGCGGTGGGGAAgggttttttgatttttttttaatttaaaaaagaaaaatattggcTTGGAAATACTCAAGCGCGttagatattgatattttgcaTGCTCCAGGACGTCACTGAAAAATAGTATACGTTAATCTGACGATTTAAGTGGCGATTTAATCGCTATGAAGAAagggtaaaaaattaaagtaatattattcgagcgcgtcagattaatatATGGGGgggttaattacaatataagaagTCCCCATTTCGCTAATCTGACGATTCGAGCTCAACCTTAGGGAATTAtggattattcaaattttccaGCGGGGCCCCTGAGCGCACCCACCAACCATAACTGCTCATATTGACTAGAGGTACTAATGAATAGCTAAGGTACCGTCCCTTATagtaatctgacgcgctcgagtaaatcccAAAATCCCCTCTTGGGCTCCCCTactataagctatatatcatcacactaagaccaaacaggagctgagcaatgcgggtgaaaccgcggagcacagctagtagataataaaaatgctCTTACCCGACTCCTCCTTAACCTCCTCCTTCACATTGGGCGAGACAGGCGTGGTGGGGGTCGTGGGCGTGGTGGGCGCGGTGGGCGTAGTGGGCGTGGGCGGCGGCGTGGGCACGCTCGCGCCCGCCAGCGCCGTGTCACCGCTGCTGTTCGAGCTGCACTCCGGGCTGTACGGGGCCATCTGGGGGAGGGTCAAACTTGATTAACACTATAAGTATAATACAGAgcataattacaattttagcAGATGCAGAGTTATtcaaatcatatttttatagtggTTAAATTAATGCATGATCTCCAAGAAAGT
Proteins encoded in this window:
- the LOC123696184 gene encoding forkhead box protein B1-like, with the protein product MSDSPGVEWLPAYSPGPPRHSPLGPIPRFLYEDVQPLALQQENNNKEIEEKLNANKIKHPKPAYSYASMIRLAISSSPNGKMTLNEIYNYICNAFPYYKEAGKGWMNSIRHNLSLNKCFMKVARSKDDPGKGSYWAMDSSYKMAEVTPRRRRSLRMAPYSPECSSNSSGDTALAGASVPTPPPTPTTPTAPTTPTTPTTPVSPNVKEEVKEESESKHTDDALSALMNEELIADVDISRERWWWSGARRHVCEVRHSALTDDYGNFRDERQDDCDCPAHDLDPASPANPQLPTPTTPVTPILTTPLVTPTPIATLVTPTPLATQNPLQLTPTGTIASLAPPLPQSVLATPSIALPTPTGLPTPTGLPTPTGLATTGLALGLPADISVLASKWHNGAL